One stretch of Solidesulfovibrio fructosivorans JJ] DNA includes these proteins:
- the dsrJ gene encoding sulfate reduction electron transfer complex DsrMKJOP subunit DsrJ — protein sequence MYNAKYIIPGILFFLALIFVPVGYNMGKSFDVKPELPKDQKDCIEDAQVMRDTHMQILNDWRNSAVRDGERIYVNSKGKKFVKSLTNTCLGCHKDKAKFCDRCHDTVGVNPYCFDCHNITPNQKSPIPPVQNGEAGEH from the coding sequence ATGTACAATGCCAAATACATCATACCCGGCATTCTGTTCTTCCTGGCCCTCATCTTCGTCCCCGTCGGCTACAATATGGGGAAAAGCTTCGATGTGAAGCCCGAGCTCCCGAAGGACCAGAAGGACTGCATCGAGGACGCCCAGGTCATGCGCGACACGCACATGCAAATCCTTAACGATTGGCGCAACTCGGCCGTGCGCGACGGCGAGCGCATCTACGTCAACTCCAAGGGCAAGAAGTTCGTCAAAAGCCTGACGAACACCTGCCTGGGTTGCCATAAGGACAAGGCCAAGTTCTGCGATCGGTGTCACGATACGGTTGGCGTGAACCCCTACTGTTTTGACTGCCACAACATTACGCCGAACCAGAAATCGCCCATTCCCCCCGTCCAAAACGGCGAAGCGGGCGAACACTAG
- the dsrO gene encoding sulfate reduction electron transfer complex DsrMKJOP subunit DsrO, with translation MKSNRREFLKLAAVSAMGVGAARLGFLGDAPAFAGPLPTAADFEKGLKAKHWGMAVFSAKFTPELIEKCRTACHTEHNVPDIPGKKQIKWFWGASYHEAFPTEHGEFLSEDVEHREFPLLCNHCEQPMCVRVCPTQATFQRPDGIVMMDFHRCIGCRYCMAGCPFGARSFNFQDPRPFIHHFNPHFPTRMRGVVEKCDFCAERLAIGKLPVCVEAAGGALVFGDLGDENSDIRKVLREHFAIRRKPDAGTSPSVYYIL, from the coding sequence ATGAAAAGCAACAGACGAGAGTTCCTCAAGCTGGCCGCCGTGTCCGCCATGGGCGTCGGCGCCGCTCGCCTCGGCTTCCTGGGCGACGCCCCGGCTTTCGCCGGCCCGTTGCCCACGGCCGCGGACTTCGAAAAAGGCCTCAAGGCCAAGCACTGGGGCATGGCCGTCTTCTCGGCCAAGTTCACCCCCGAACTCATCGAAAAGTGCCGCACGGCCTGCCATACCGAACACAACGTGCCCGACATCCCGGGCAAAAAGCAGATCAAATGGTTCTGGGGCGCCTCCTACCACGAGGCCTTCCCCACCGAGCACGGCGAGTTCCTCTCCGAGGACGTGGAACACCGCGAGTTCCCGCTTTTGTGCAACCACTGCGAACAGCCCATGTGCGTGCGGGTCTGCCCGACCCAGGCCACCTTCCAGCGGCCCGACGGCATCGTCATGATGGACTTCCACCGCTGCATCGGCTGCCGCTACTGCATGGCCGGCTGCCCGTTCGGCGCCAGGAGCTTCAACTTCCAGGATCCGCGCCCGTTTATCCACCACTTCAACCCGCACTTCCCCACCCGGATGCGGGGCGTCGTGGAAAAGTGCGACTTCTGCGCCGAGCGCCTGGCCATCGGCAAACTGCCCGTCTGTGTCGAAGCCGCCGGCGGCGCCCTCGTCTTCGGCGATCTGGGCGACGAGAACTCGGATATCCGCAAGGTGCTGCGCGAGCACTTCGCCATCCGCCGCAAACCAGACGCCGGCACCTCGCCGAGCGTGTATTACATCCTGTGA